Proteins encoded by one window of Lathyrus oleraceus cultivar Zhongwan6 chromosome 1, CAAS_Psat_ZW6_1.0, whole genome shotgun sequence:
- the LOC127114649 gene encoding uncharacterized mitochondrial protein AtMg00810-like, giving the protein MKIDSFFNLQGFRKCEIEYVVYVQHTSDNNMILMCLYVDDILQIGSCSDQISKFKKALMDEFEITDLGNMVYFLGMRIMYYNKGIILHQLKYELELLKKFELINCKSAITPAETNHKLDSDVKGDDVDATTFKQLVDSLRCL; this is encoded by the coding sequence atgaaaattgattcatttttcaacCTTCAAGGATTCAGAAAATGTGAGATTGAGTATGTTGTTTATGTTCAGCATACATCTGATAACAATATGATTCTGatgtgtctctatgttgatgacatattgcaAATAGGGAGTTGTTCAGATCAAATATCTAAGTTTAAGAAGGCACTGATGGATGAGTTTGAGATAACTGATCTAGGAAATATGGTCTACTTTTTAGGGATGAGGATTATGTACTATAATAAGGGTATAATTTTGCATCagctgaagtatgaacttgagcttctgaagaaATTTGAGTTAATAAATTGCAAGTCTGCAATCACACCTGCTGAAACAAATCACAAACTAGATTCTGATGTTAagggtgatgatgtagatgctacaacttTTAAACAGTTGGTGGACTCATTGAGATGTCTCTAA
- the LOC127080351 gene encoding aquaporin NIP1-2, translating to MADHSSSNGNHEIALNVNDDSSKNCEDNTVPLLQKLVAEVVGTYFLIFAGCAAVVVNLDNDKVITHPGISIVWGLTVMVLVYSLGHISGAHFNPAVTIAHASTKRFPLKEVPAYLIAQVLGSTLASGTLRLIFNGNKDHFPGTLPAGSDLQAFVVEFIITFYLMFIISGVATDNRAIGELAGLAVGSTVLLNVMFAGPITGASMNPARSLGPAIVHKEYRGIWIYLVATTLGAVAGTWAYTFIRYTNKPVREISKSASFLRGVQNGGSK from the exons ATGGCTGATCATTCATCAAGCAATGGAAACCATGAAATAGCTTTGAATGTAAATGATGATTCCTCCAAAAATTGTGAAGATAACACTGTGCCTCTTTTGCAAAAG TTGGTGGCAGAAGTGGTGGGGACATACTTCTTGATATTTGCAGGATGTGCTGCCGTTGTTGTAAACCTTGACAATGACAAAGTGATAACACATCCTGGGATTTCAATTGTTTGGGGCCTCACTGTTATGGTTTTGGTTTATTCTCTCGGTCACATCTCCGGTGCTCATTTCAATCCGGCCGTCACCATCGCCCACGCGTCGACCAAAAGATTTCCTCTCAAAGAG GTACCAGCTTATTTAATAGCACAAGTTCTTGGATCAACTCTAGCAAGTGGAACACTTAGGCTTATATTCAATGGAAATAAAGATCATTTCCCCGGAACACTTCCGGCTGGTTCTGATCTTCAAGCATTTGTGGTTGAATTTATCATCACTTTTTATCTTATGTTCATCATCTCTGGAGTTGCCACCGATAATAGAGCG ATTGGCGAATTGGCTGGACTTGCAGTTGGGTCTACGGTACTTCTAAATGTCATGTTTGCTGG GCCAATTACGGGAGCATCAATGAACCCTGCAAGAAGTTTAGGGCCTGCTATTGTTCATAAGGAGTACAGAGGAATATGGATATATTTGGTGGCGACGACTCTTGGTGCCGTGGCCGGTACATGGGCGTATACTTTCATTCGGTACACGAACAAGCCGGTGCGCGAAATTAGTAAGAGTGCGTCTTTTCTTAGAGGAGTACAAAATGGTGGATCAAAGTGA